The sequence CGATGCCGAGATCGGCAGAGGCGTCCTCCTGTCGGATCGAGTTGGGCTTGTAGGCGACCTTTTCGTAGAAGTGGTTGTTAATGACGTCGTTCGCGGCCTTGATCATCTCGCCCGATGCGAGGTCGCCTTCCCAAAGCTCCCACGTAAAACGCTCGACCGGCGCCTGCCACGCGATGGTGCCGACGAGAAAACGGCGATCCTGGTCGATGTAAACAGGTTTGAATATCTCGGTGCCGCGAGGGATGAGATACGTCGCCAGCAGAAAATCCTTGTGAAATCGAAATTTTTGCGAGTTGATAAAGTAGATCTTGTTTCCCGCCTTTCGGTCGATGACGAACATCACGTGCGGCATCGCGTAGGGCGTGTCCTGATGATAAACGCGGGCAATGGAGTTAAAGGCGTTTCGCGACTCGATCTTCGGCAGAGAATTTGCCTTTGAGTCGGGCCGCTTTGCCATTGCACCGGCCGGCTCGCGCGTCGGCGTCGGCTTGCGCGACATTTGAGCCGTTGTTGTCGCGGCCATCGCGGCAACCAACAATGACGGCATCAGGTAAGCCACGAATGCACGAATAAGAGATTTATTCGTGCATTCGTGGCCAATTCTTTTTGGAAACAGCATACTCCCTATTTTGATGCTCCATCGGCGTTCGGGCGTTTATCGGTGAATAGAAAACGGTTGCGCAGGCCGCGAAGCTCGGCCTCACTTTCGATCGATATGTCGAGATCGCGAATGAGGCCGTCAGCGAGGCTGTAGACCCAGCCGTGGATCGAGAGCGGCTGGGCGCGTTCCCACGCGTCCAGCACGATCGTCGTTTCGCCGACGTTGACCACCTGCTCGGCGACGTTCAGTTCACAGAGCTTGTTATTTCGCTCGGTTGGATCGCATATTGCTTCGAGGCGATCTGCATGCAGGTTCGCGGTGTCGCGTATGTGCCGCAGCCAGTTGTCGATCAGGCCGTGACGTTCGCTGTCCATGGCGGCCACAATACCGCCGCAGCCGTAATGGCCGCACACGATAATGTGCTCGACCTGCAGCACCTCGACCGCAAACTGTATCACCGACAGGCAGTTCATATCGGTGTGATTCACGAGGTTTGCGACATTGCGGTGAACGAAAACCTCGCCCGGTGCGAGATCGACTATCACGTTGGCCGACACGCGGCTGTCCGAACAGCCGATCCAGAGATAATCGGGATTTTGCTGATCGGCGAGACGCGTAAAGAAACGCGGGTCTTGTTCCCGCGACCTCTCGGCCCACTGTTTGTTATTGGCGAGCAGATGCTCGATGTTGCTCATTTGACCTATTCTAACGGCGTTCAAACCGGCGAACAACTCCCTCGGTGTCGCATGTCGCCACAATTTCACCGTATAGGACTAAGCATACTGGCTGCAATACTTACGGTCATTGCATCGCCAAAGTGTCCCGCTACTGTCCCAGACCTAAGTGGGACACATAAGTGTCTGTGTTTTCAATAGTTACGGGCGTTTTTGTCGCCTGTTCCACTGTTTTTGAAAAAAACTTTTCTTACGGCAAAAATCGTGCATTGCGACAGTGAAACAACGTATCACATCGTCAACGAGAAGTCAAGAGTCTTCTTCGGTTTCGGCCGTACGCCGGTTGTTGCTCTCCTTGATCTGGAATCGAACGCTCAGGAAGAAACAGACTGCTCCCAGCACAGCTGCGATAAAGAGGCCGTCCGTATTGCCGAGCCAGAAAAGCACGCCCGCGGCGGCGGCTAGGACGACGGCGAGGATTTGGAATAGGCGTTCCACGCGTCAGTTTGCCTTGCGTGCGA is a genomic window of Chloracidobacterium sp. containing:
- the can gene encoding carbonate dehydratase, which gives rise to MSNIEHLLANNKQWAERSREQDPRFFTRLADQQNPDYLWIGCSDSRVSANVIVDLAPGEVFVHRNVANLVNHTDMNCLSVIQFAVEVLQVEHIIVCGHYGCGGIVAAMDSERHGLIDNWLRHIRDTANLHADRLEAICDPTERNNKLCELNVAEQVVNVGETTIVLDAWERAQPLSIHGWVYSLADGLIRDLDISIESEAELRGLRNRFLFTDKRPNADGASK